Part of the Pseudoliparis swirei isolate HS2019 ecotype Mariana Trench chromosome 3, NWPU_hadal_v1, whole genome shotgun sequence genome, tatattaatgtgtaaCCAAAACATACAGGAAAACAAACCTCGTTTACAGAAGACAGAAAAGGGGGCCGGGGGGCGGCGCATCATTCATAAAAGTCCTAAAAGTGTATTTTGTGTCACATGTTCCCGCCGCTCTGCCTCTACAGGTGCAGGAGTACCTGGAGCCGTTCCACGTGTCTCTGGAGAAGCTGCGGGAGGTTTCTGCTCGGCTGAGGAAGGATCTGGTTCGAGGTTTGGGGAAACACACTCACCACAAGGCGCCCGTCAAGATGCTGCCCACCTTCGTCAGGGCCACGCCAGACGGGACcggtacctttaaaaaaaaaatatatatatatatattactgtgtATGTTTTGTGTGGTCATAAACCTTTTCTCACTTTGCTCACACTGTGATCATTTCTGCACATTCTCAATcctttcaaaaaatatttttccgatTCTTGCGCTCCATTAACGTAACGCTGATCAACCGACGCGCGCCCTTCCTCCCGGCAGAGAAAGGCGACTATCTGGCGCTGGATCTGGGTGGGACCAACTTCCGGGTGCTTCACGTccgtgtggtggaggaggagcagaaggtgCTGAAGATGGACAGTCAGATCTGTGCCATTCCCAAAGAAATGATGCTGGGACCTGGAGAACAGGTGAGACGCAGCATTACAACACACACTACGTTAAGATGAGAACATTGTACACTTTAAATTTCACAAATAGATTCACGAGAGCAGCTTTTTATtcatccatcacacacacgtaGAGTATTAAAACTAAATGTAACTCAGTACTTTACTGACAgttttgaggtacttgtactgtctTTGAGTATTTCTATTTGTGGCTCCTTACACTTCTACtccactacatctcagaggtattTAATAACATTAGTTGCTTTACAGATTCAAATTAATAATTCAAATTATAATCAGTAAATTGATATTGATTAAGGGGGAATTTCATAAGCTACCAACCAGCATATAAGTAGTTAATATTGGACAATATTAAAGGGATGTACAACAAATATTCAgcataatgaatatgtttttactttttgagTATTGCTTATTAAACTCCTTCCTATACTGTCGGGTAGTTTAATCTTGGGCAATGCATCATATTCTATAATCATATGTTTGTAGCGTCCAGTGAAAACCACGTATCTCTGAAAAGTCAGTTTCCAGCCTAGTGACCCTGCAGCTGATCCAAGAGGCTTTTAAagtcatttaataataattcagcTTAAGTCGCTGGAGAATGTTCTCAACACATAAAGGAACACTTCATATTTTCTGTTTGTCACAAACATTCAGCATCAACACGTCTGGAGATACGTGGTTTTCagggattaaaaaaacaaaactacagCTGTCGGACAAACATATTgaagtaaaaagtaaaattaTTTACCCCCGAGAGGAACCGGATAACAAGTATATAGTATACGCGTAAAATGGAAATATATGTATGCTGAACATCTTTAGCACTCAGTTGTTTTTAGGGTAAATCTAGGATAAGTTTCCCATCTTGTAGCTTGAGTGCAATGAGAAGCTCTGTCATGTAGCTGATTATAAGTATGCGATTGGACATTATATCTGTATTTACTGTGTGTATATTTGAAGCTGATAAATATTCGTTTCTCTTCCCGGCCAGTTGTTCGACCACATCGCCGCCTGTCTCAACGACTTCCTGGTGTCTCAGAATCTGAAGGGTCAAACTCTTCCTCTGggcttcaccttctccttccccTGCGAACAGAAAGAAATcgacaaggtcacacacacacacacacacacacacacacacacacacacacacacacacacacacacacacatacacacacacacactaggtgTATGGGGTTACCCAAGCCTCACAGCggtgtttcatatttcatgttctCTGGACACAGAGCATCCTGATCCGCTGGACCAAAGGCTTCAACTGCTCCGGAGTGGAGGGCCAAGATGTGGTGAAGCTCCTGAAGGAGGCCATTCACCGGAGAGGGGTCAGTCTAAAAACATATGAAGCAACGTTAAGGAAAATTAATTGgcaattattttttatgatttataaaAATCATAAGGTTTCAAGTTAAATGTGAGGATTTGATGCTTTTCTCTGATTGACATCAGTGGTGGAATctaatttatatacatatatatatatgtatatatgtatatatatgtctatatatatatatgtatatatatatacatatatatatataaaatctaaaTATCGAATCTAAATAAGTTTTTACATCTATCTGATAACTTAACAAAGTTATTTTACAATTTTAagtttcactttttaaaacctATGAAGAGCTTGTAGAATATCATGCTCTTATATTTTCATGCAAAAAACATTTCATGGTTGCAGcgctacatttttttatattttcttcttttcctttaaaTAATGTTACTACTTGTAATACATTAGTAGTAATGTTGAGGCTCTGGGTGACACTATTTATAAAGTACCTTTTATACAGTCATGCAGCCCAAAGTGCTTCTTCACACAGCAAcatataaaatgaaaataatcaaaAGAAAATATTCATCAGATTAATACATAATAGATATAATAATTAGTTGTAGTCTATTAAGAGATAAGACTTAATACTTCCACCACTGCTGCAAACATTGGGTTTTGGTgtaaaagataaaaaagaagCTATTTCAAAACTCGTTGGGCTCGTGGCGAGCTGAAGTGTCATGCTGCCCAACCTGCTTTtgtttcccagaatgcacctctAAATCTTTAATCGGTGCTGTGAAGCAGCTCCATGTGGTCGTTTATCTCTTGAGATGTTTTTGTCTTGTTTCTTTGCTCAGAATCCGATTAGAAGCAACGTGACGTTCTGCAGTCTCTCTCTGAGCAGTGTGTGTAGGCAGGTCACTTGGTATCCAGATTATAAATAGGAAGGACTtaaacacctgtctgtctctctctctctctctctttgcaggACTTTGAGATAGGCTCAGTTGCCATGGTGAACGACACAGTGGGCACGATGATGAGCTGCGGCTACAGAGACCAGAGCTGTGAGATCGGCATGATCATCGGtagacatttattttaataagtaaacaactTCAGCACGTTAAAGATAAACCGGACTTTAGTAAAAGTAGCAATACTACATTGTAGGAATACTATATGTTtcaaggatggatggatggatatatatatatatatatatacaatgtgtATCTAGCTAAAtgcttattttaatatatttacgtattagttgatttatatttattttacctaATTTTAAAAGAATATAAGTAACAACCACAATATTTGCCTCCCTAATATAGTGAAGTAGTAAAAAGTAACATTACATGAAAGCAAGTACAgtccagtgtgtgtatatatatatatataaatataaatatgtgtgtgtatatatacatatatatatatatatatatagtcaataTCAAAGATCTACTGAGCCTGATAAGAAACATATTGTCATTCTTCATATGATAATTCTATAGATAATACGCAGCAGTGTCGTTTCCTCCcctctgtttttaaaaacacatcgaGAAAAGTCAACTTAAAGGAGAATAACTCCTCAGGTCTAAGACCAAAAAGATAagtaaatataaacaaaacCCTCAAATTTCTGCTCCACGGACAAGGAGTGGGAGGAGATGATATTGATGACACCCAGAGGAATGTTGTGATTATATTTGAGCATTTCCTGTTTCACAAACGAGAACGCCACAATAGAAtaaagctcatttgaatatgtaAAAAGAGGTCCAGACGGTCGTGCCTCGTGGAGCAGCTCCAGACTTTATAACATCACATGGATGATACTTACTTCTCTGGTATCTGGCTCTGAGAATTAGAAGCTCGTGTTCACAAATATTGACCGAACTTTCCTCGGCCCTAGAAACAACCTTTTGGATTTCCTCCTTTTTTAGGTGGTGCTCCCATTCACACCACATTCCAATGGGATTTTAATGTTACAATGGGTTATACATCTCACATTCACATCTTATACATACAATGCGTCTATAAACTCGTCGTTCCAGACAAACAAAGTGGCCTTCAGGTGACGGAAAAAACCCGAAAAGCAAGTGTTTGTTCGGGACCCACAGTGGTTCACCTATGAGAACACAGTTGTGAATATTAAATGCAGTTAATTACTGTAAATTAATGTTAATGCAGCCATTAAAATCCTCTTAAATGCTACATCCTAATCGGTGCAGCAGATCCTGAAGCATGGAGGGAAATTGTTTCATCTGTTCAGAAAATTACAAGACAACACTAAATCATTAACACTTCGCAGAATTCCCGTGTTGTTATTTTAAAATCACCGGCAGAAATATCAGCACTTTGCCACATGCTCCGATTATTTGTGTGTTAATGTatgctggctgtgtgtgtgtgtgtgtgtgtgcttttagcGTGTGTTTTTTTCACGGTCCCCATCGTgcctctcttcctttttttaggAACGGGAACCAACGCCTGCTACATGGAGGAGATCAAGAACGTGAGGCGCGTGGAGGGCGAGGACGGCCGCATGTGCATCAACACGGAGTGGGGCGGCTTCGGGGACGACGGCGGCCTGAAGGACGTCCAGACGGAGTTTGATGTCGCGGTGGACGAGACGTCCATCAACCCCGGCGTCCACACGTGAGCGCCGACGCATCGCTCGGAAGACAGGTTTTTTTTACGTCCTGGAACTATTTAGTCGAACGACGGAAACTTTTACAGCACATTTAAAAATTTGTCTCACGAGTGATGTGTCGCTGCTTTTGTCTCTAAACCCATTTTTTAGGTTTTGAACTTCtgtttttacaaaagaaaagaaacatctaGACTTTAGTCTTTcaggtgttttcttttcttttttaaaagcatAATTTTCTATAACCATCTTATATACTTTAGTCTCTAagattatttcttttcttttgtaaaagcataattttctataaccatcttatatactttattctctaagatgttttcttttcttttgtaaaaacataattttctatAACCATCTTATATACTTTAGTCTCAAagatgttttcttctcttttgtaaaaacataattttctatAACCATCTTATATACTTTAGTCTCTAagattatttcttttcttttgtaagagcataattttctataaccatcttatatactttattctctaagatgttttcttttcttttgtaaaaacataattttctatAACCATCTTATATACTTTAGTCTCTAagattatttcttttcttttgtaaaagcATAATTTTCTATAACCATCTTATATACTTTAGTCTCtaagatgttttcttttcttttgtaaaaacataattttctatAACCATGTTATATACTTTAGTCTCtaagatgttttcttttcttttgtaaaaacataattttctatAACCATTTGATATACTTTAGTCTCTAagattatttcttttcttttgtaaaagcATAATTTTCTAAAACCATCTTGTATACTTTAGTCTCAAAGAttatgttgtgcaccgacagatatgctagagaggttcaggtcatttatgttcgctttctctcattccaggcttcctgattgttttcacctgtcatcacacctgtctcctatgctcatcagtgtcagccccgcccctgattggtcccacctgtgtcttgttaccatgtgcttaaattcccctgtctcccagtgttccttgacagttcgtctggtcttttgccatgatcaggtcgggttatgttgtgctcttgaaaagttttgatcctcactacgtgagcgctttcattttgttcactgcagaaccgaaaaataaagtacttacaaatactttatctctgtctcccgggtcgtgcaattgggtcctacttcctaagggtctgagatcgtaacagaacgaactgaccacattatggacccagccgacccaagaacgcttcacgccgctctgtcggtacagggcgtgacgatttatcatcacgaggaaaaactggacaaagtcagccggaaatacaagagctgagaggacgccaggcgggttcaggaagaattatctacacagatgcaacaactggttgcccaaatgaataatttttcactcatcaacagactgctcctccggtgacgtcatccacagctgagaatttgcctgtcaatactccagctgacgacccaggtcaggctgtttcctcccgttacggctggctcttccggagagattttccggagactcttcgaattgcagagcctttctggtacagtgtgatctgcattttcaacacaacccagcagctttttatctgagcatggtaaagtggcgtttattgtgtctcatttaaccggaagagctgcagcctgggctactgcagaatggtctagaaacaccgaactatgttactcattggccgatttcatagagactatgaggcgcatttttgaccactcatcgcctgctacggaggccagcagaagactgtttcaaatacgtcagctcaaccgtcaggtggttgattatgccatcgagtttcgtacagcagcagcggacagcggatggaatgttccggctcttcgtgacgccttcatgacaggactttcggaaccgataaaggaccagctggctccactggagacaccccgggatctggaatcctcatcgctgtggccatccggatcgataaccgtcttcgaaagagagagggagcgtcgacgcaaccgagatgttattcccagcttccagaattcgcctcggagggtcgcgccgccagcggaggatttcagctcatgttaccgg contains:
- the LOC130191876 gene encoding hexokinase-2-like yields the protein MSSAEGKDQRSAAIGKKAKMSGDGSALHSDGIPPDALSKVQEYLEPFHVSLEKLREVSARLRKDLVRGLGKHTHHKAPVKMLPTFVRATPDGTEKGDYLALDLGGTNFRVLHVRVVEEEQKVLKMDSQICAIPKEMMLGPGEQLFDHIAACLNDFLVSQNLKGQTLPLGFTFSFPCEQKEIDKSILIRWTKGFNCSGVEGQDVVKLLKEAIHRRGDFEIGSVAMVNDTVGTMMSCGYRDQSCEIGMIIGTGTNACYMEEIKNVRRVEGEDGRMCINTEWGGFGDDGGLKDVQTEFDVAVDETSINPGVHTFEKMISGMYLGEIVRLLLVRLTENQLLFGGRTSEALLTPDAFETKFMSEIEERDGGLENTKKILTELGLQWDAVDSRIVRLVCNAVSSRSARLCGAALATLANRIRINRRLEHLKTTVGVDGTVYKKHPNFSEELQATVRLLAPECDITFLVSEDGSGKGAAMVTAVAQRLAHQSRLLEESDGEIDDEEEEDI